One Theropithecus gelada isolate Dixy chromosome 18, Tgel_1.0, whole genome shotgun sequence DNA segment encodes these proteins:
- the LOC112611413 gene encoding transmembrane protein 230, translating into MMPSRTNLATGIPSSKVKYSRLSSTDDGYIDLQFKKTPPKIPYKAIALATVLFLIGAFLIIIGSLLLSGYISKGGADRAVPVLIIGILVFLPGFYHLRIAYYASKGYRGYSYDDIPDFDD; encoded by the coding sequence ATGATGCCATCCCGTACCAACCTGGCTACTGGAATCCCCAGTAGTAAAGTGAAATATTCAAGGCTCTCCAGCACAGACGATGGCTACATTGACCTTCAGTTTAAGAAAACTCCTCCTAAGATCCCTTATAAGGCCATCGCACTTGCCACTGTGCTGTTTTTGATTGGCGCCTTTCTCATTATTATAGGCTCCCTCCTGCTGTCAGGCTACATCAGCAAAGGGGGGGCAGACCGGGCCGTTCCAGTCCTGATCATTGGCATTCTGGTGTTCCTACCGGGTTTTTACCACCTGCGCATCGCTTACTACGCATCCAAAGGCTACCGTGGTTACTCCTATGATGACATTCCAGACTTTGATGACTAG